From one Candidatus Desulfatibia profunda genomic stretch:
- a CDS encoding DUF2892 domain-containing protein — protein sequence MVIDRLVMGFAGSFILISLVLYKFHSPYWLLFTAFVGANLLQASITGFCPLAIILKFLGVKPGNAFK from the coding sequence ATGGTAATTGATCGACTGGTCATGGGGTTTGCCGGCAGTTTTATTCTGATCAGTTTGGTGCTGTATAAATTCCACAGCCCTTACTGGCTCTTATTTACAGCTTTTGTGGGCGCCAATCTTCTGCAAGCCTCAATTACAGGGTTCTGCCCGCTGGCCATAATCCTGAAGTTTTTGGGCGTCAAACCCGGAAATGCTTTTAAATAA